A window of the Nitrospirota bacterium genome harbors these coding sequences:
- a CDS encoding putative toxin-antitoxin system toxin component, PIN family: protein MRALFDTNVLISAFLTEGLCSKILLRANKGEFELYTCPFILSEFEENLKTKFSVANTMIKEAVTLIREVSLTVNPTDNNITVKGVCRDIDDDSVLACALAAKVDYIVTGDPDLLAVGTYQGIKIITPRNFELLFSND, encoded by the coding sequence TTGAGAGCTTTATTTGATACAAATGTTTTAATTTCTGCCTTTCTTACAGAGGGTCTATGCTCAAAAATTCTTTTAAGGGCAAATAAAGGAGAGTTTGAGTTATATACCTGTCCATTTATCTTGAGTGAATTTGAGGAAAATCTCAAGACCAAATTTTCTGTAGCAAATACTATGATAAAAGAGGCAGTGACCCTCATTAGAGAAGTATCCTTGACTGTAAATCCAACTGATAACAATATTACGGTAAAAGGTGTTTGTAGGGACATTGATGATGATTCAGTGCTTGCCTGTGCCTTGGCAGCAAAGGTTGATTATATTGTTACAGGTGACCCTGACCTACTGGCAGTTGGAACTTATCAAGGCATAAAAATTATAACACCAAGAAATTTTGAATTGCTCTTTAGCAACGATTAG
- a CDS encoding ribbon-helix-helix protein, CopG family produces MRAVISISLPEKMASELDRAVKETGRAKSEIVKEALRAYLWEESFRKTKKRLVSRAKTLGIVTDEDVFKIVS; encoded by the coding sequence ATGAGAGCAGTGATTTCTATAAGTCTTCCTGAGAAAATGGCTTCAGAGCTTGATAGGGCTGTAAAAGAGACAGGAAGAGCAAAAAGTGAGATTGTAAAAGAGGCCTTAAGAGCATATCTCTGGGAGGAGAGTTTTAGAAAAACAAAAAAACGCTTGGTTTCAAGGGCAAAAACTCTTGGCATTGTTACAGATGAGGATGTTTTTAAAATCGTATCTTGA